From the genome of Halomonas sp. 1513, one region includes:
- a CDS encoding cysteine sulfinate desulfinase: protein MTDLATQPRLATPPLDVAALREEFPILAREVHGKPLVYLDNAATSQTPRRVIAAFDDYFGRYNANIHRGLHTLADEATAAFEGTRETVRGFLNAGDSREIIFTRGTTEAINLVANAWGRANLRPGDEVLVSRLEHHSNIVPWQLLASQLGIVIKVIPVDARGVLDLDAYRGLFSERTRLVAVNHVSNAFGTVNPVREMASIAHAHDALILVDGAQAAPHQAVDVRDIDADFYAFSGHKVYGPTGVGVLYGKAALLEAMPPWQGGGEMIQTVSFESPTTFAAIPHKFEAGTPAIAEVIALGEALRWIEGVGVEAIGAWEAELLEAATARVLRIDGLRLLGTAPHKASVLSFVVDGAHAQDIGLLIDQLGVAIRTGHHCAQPLLAQFGVDATCRASFAAYNTLEEVEIFAAALERVIGMVR, encoded by the coding sequence ATGACCGATCTTGCCACCCAGCCCCGGCTCGCCACACCGCCGCTCGACGTCGCCGCGCTGCGCGAGGAGTTTCCGATCCTCGCCCGCGAGGTGCACGGCAAGCCGCTGGTGTATCTGGACAACGCCGCCACCAGCCAGACCCCGCGGCGGGTGATCGCGGCGTTCGATGACTATTTCGGGCGCTACAACGCCAATATCCATCGCGGGCTGCACACCCTGGCCGACGAGGCCACGGCGGCCTTCGAGGGCACCCGTGAGACGGTGCGCGGTTTCCTCAACGCCGGCGACAGTCGCGAGATCATCTTTACCCGCGGCACCACCGAGGCGATCAACCTGGTTGCCAACGCCTGGGGCCGCGCCAACCTGCGTCCCGGCGACGAGGTGCTGGTGTCGCGCCTCGAGCATCACTCCAATATCGTGCCCTGGCAGCTGCTGGCCAGCCAGTTGGGCATCGTGATCAAGGTGATTCCGGTCGACGCCCGCGGGGTGCTCGATCTCGACGCCTATCGCGGCCTGTTCAGCGAGCGCACCCGGCTGGTCGCGGTCAATCACGTCTCCAACGCCTTCGGCACCGTCAATCCGGTGCGTGAGATGGCATCGATTGCCCACGCCCACGACGCGCTGATCCTGGTCGACGGTGCCCAGGCCGCGCCGCATCAGGCGGTGGACGTGCGCGATATCGACGCCGACTTCTACGCCTTCTCCGGGCACAAGGTCTACGGGCCCACCGGGGTCGGCGTGCTCTACGGCAAGGCGGCGCTGCTCGAGGCGATGCCGCCGTGGCAGGGCGGCGGCGAGATGATCCAGACGGTGTCGTTCGAGTCACCGACCACCTTTGCGGCGATTCCCCACAAGTTCGAGGCCGGCACGCCGGCGATCGCCGAGGTCATCGCCCTGGGTGAGGCGCTGCGCTGGATCGAAGGGGTTGGCGTCGAGGCCATCGGCGCCTGGGAAGCCGAGCTGCTCGAGGCCGCCACGGCGCGCGTGCTGCGCATCGACGGCCTGCGCCTCCTGGGCACCGCACCGCACAAGGCCAGCGTGCTGTCGTTCGTGGTCGACGGGGCGCATGCCCAGGACATCGGCCTGCTGATCGACCAGCTCGGCGTGGCGATTCGCACCGGGCACCACTGTGCCCAGCCGCTGCTGGCGCAGTTCGGTGTCGATGCCACCTGCCGTGCCTCGTTTGCAGCCTACAACACCCTCGAGGAAGTCGAGATCTTCGCTGCCGCCCTGGAGCGGGTCATCGGCATGGTGAGATAA
- a CDS encoding putative Fe-S cluster assembly protein SufT has translation MSDIEQIASLQKGQSLPLQRDVEVISIPFGKTITLPEDSIVSVMQAKGSSISVAFEGRLYLVEGANLDALGLEALPRPTLHENASDEEIEQFVWDQLRTCFDPEIPVDIVELGLVYGCRIERLLSGERIVTIRMTLTAPGCGMGDVIAADARNKILGAPQISQVHTEIVFDPPWSREMMSDEAKLELGMF, from the coding sequence ATGAGCGATATCGAGCAGATTGCCAGCCTCCAGAAGGGCCAGAGCCTGCCGCTGCAGCGTGACGTGGAGGTGATTTCGATCCCCTTCGGCAAGACCATCACCCTGCCCGAGGACAGCATCGTCTCGGTGATGCAGGCCAAGGGCAGCAGCATCAGCGTGGCCTTCGAGGGGCGCCTCTACCTCGTCGAGGGGGCCAATCTCGACGCCCTGGGACTGGAGGCGCTGCCGCGCCCGACCTTGCACGAAAATGCCAGTGACGAGGAGATCGAGCAGTTCGTATGGGACCAACTGCGCACCTGCTTCGACCCCGAAATCCCGGTGGATATCGTCGAGCTGGGGCTGGTCTACGGCTGTCGTATCGAGCGTCTGCTGAGCGGCGAGCGCATCGTCACCATCCGCATGACGCTGACCGCGCCGGGCTGCGGCATGGGCGACGTGATCGCCGCTGACGCGCGTAACAAGATCCTCGGCGCGCCGCAGATCAGTCAGGTGCATACCGAGATCGTCTTCGATCCACCCTGGAGCCGTGAGATGATGAGCGACGAGGCCAAGCTGGAGCTGGGCATGTTCTGA
- a CDS encoding sanA-like protein: MPISLWKPFKAVLMALGALLLVLVLLFVGANAWVLAKTHSRIEHDLPMCSAQPVAIVFGTSHWTRAGSRNPHFEARMSAASRLIRMRRVQHLLLSGDNRTRFYNEPVTMWRDLRARQVRDVDMTLDYAGFSTFDTLSRARDVFGVERVLLVTQSWHLPRALFIADALGLDATGCAAPAQPVAGVWRLQLREWVARVATLGDLYVWERRPYFLGPLEPLEIAPRA, encoded by the coding sequence ATGCCGATATCGCTATGGAAGCCGTTCAAGGCCGTGCTGATGGCGCTGGGGGCGTTGCTGCTGGTGCTGGTGCTGCTGTTCGTCGGCGCCAACGCCTGGGTGCTGGCCAAGACCCATTCGCGCATCGAGCACGACCTGCCGATGTGCAGCGCGCAGCCGGTGGCGATCGTCTTCGGCACCTCCCACTGGACCCGCGCCGGGTCGCGCAACCCCCACTTCGAGGCGCGCATGAGTGCCGCCTCGCGACTCATCCGCATGCGCCGCGTGCAGCATCTACTGCTCTCCGGCGACAATCGCACGCGTTTCTACAACGAGCCGGTGACCATGTGGCGCGACCTGCGCGCTCGCCAGGTGCGTGACGTCGACATGACCCTCGACTACGCCGGCTTCAGTACCTTCGATACCCTGTCCCGGGCGCGTGATGTGTTCGGCGTCGAGCGCGTGCTGCTGGTCACCCAGTCGTGGCATCTGCCACGCGCGCTGTTCATCGCCGACGCGCTGGGGCTGGACGCCACCGGCTGTGCGGCCCCGGCGCAGCCGGTGGCAGGGGTATGGCGATTGCAATTGCGCGAATGGGTGGCGCGGGTGGCGACCCTGGGCGATCTCTATGTGTGGGAGCGGCGGCCCTATTTTCTGGGGCCGCTGGAGCCGCTGGAGATCGCGCCTCGGGCGTAG
- a CDS encoding ribosomal protein S6 modification protein (responsible for the addition of glutamate residues to the C-terminus of ribosomal protein S6), producing the protein MHIALLSRNRNLYSTRRLIEAAETRGHGVRVVDTLRCYMSIASHHPSIHLKGQELEPFDAVIPRIGASVTFYGCAVLRQFEMMGTYVLNDSVSITRSRDKLRSLQLLSRKGLGLPITGFAHSPDDIPDLITMVKGAPLVIKLLEGTQGIGVVLAETNQAAESVIQAFMGMKANIMVQEYIKEAKGADIRCFVIGDKVVASMKRQAAEGEFRSNLHRGGSASVIRITPEERSTAIRAAKAMGLRVAGVDLLRSNHGPVIMEVNSSPGLQGIETATGKDIAGLIIEHIEKHAAPSLKAPPKPKG; encoded by the coding sequence ATGCATATCGCCCTGTTGTCGCGTAACCGCAACCTGTACTCGACGCGCCGGCTGATCGAAGCCGCCGAGACCCGCGGCCACGGTGTGCGCGTGGTCGACACCCTGCGCTGCTACATGAGCATCGCCTCCCACCACCCCTCGATCCACCTCAAGGGACAGGAACTCGAACCATTCGACGCGGTGATTCCCCGCATCGGCGCCTCGGTGACCTTCTACGGCTGCGCGGTGCTGCGCCAGTTCGAGATGATGGGCACCTACGTGCTCAACGATTCGGTGTCGATCACCCGCTCCCGCGACAAACTGCGCTCGCTGCAACTGCTGTCGCGCAAGGGGCTGGGCCTGCCGATCACCGGCTTCGCCCATTCGCCGGATGACATCCCCGACCTGATCACCATGGTCAAGGGCGCGCCACTGGTGATAAAGCTGCTCGAGGGCACCCAGGGCATCGGCGTGGTGCTGGCCGAGACCAACCAGGCCGCCGAGAGCGTTATCCAGGCCTTCATGGGCATGAAGGCCAATATCATGGTCCAGGAGTACATCAAGGAGGCCAAGGGCGCCGACATCCGCTGCTTCGTGATCGGCGACAAGGTGGTGGCGTCGATGAAGCGCCAGGCCGCCGAGGGCGAGTTCCGCTCCAACCTGCACCGCGGCGGCAGCGCCAGCGTGATCCGTATCACCCCGGAAGAGCGCTCCACGGCGATCCGCGCCGCCAAGGCCATGGGCTTGCGCGTCGCCGGGGTCGACCTGCTGCGTTCGAACCATGGCCCGGTGATCATGGAGGTCAACTCCTCCCCCGGTCTTCAGGGTATCGAGACGGCCACCGGCAAGGACATCGCCGGCCTGATCATCGAACATATCGAGAAGCACGCCGCCCCCTCACTCAAGGCGCCTCCTAAGCCCAAGGGCTGA
- a CDS encoding ATP-dependent zinc protease, translated as MKSLPYHAQAVIGRREMVTLPELGLSLCAKADTGARTSSLHAEDIESFEEHGHVWVSFVTRAGGPSSPAHPFKMHLHDRRRVTSSNGHAEWRYVIRTRLELGTLSFNTELTLADRSNLRHPMLLGRRAMRRLLIAPGETFLHGEP; from the coding sequence ATGAAATCGTTGCCTTACCACGCCCAGGCAGTCATCGGCCGCCGCGAGATGGTCACCCTGCCCGAGCTGGGTCTGAGCCTGTGTGCCAAGGCCGATACCGGCGCGCGCACCTCGTCGCTGCACGCCGAGGACATCGAGTCCTTCGAGGAGCACGGCCACGTCTGGGTCAGCTTCGTCACTCGCGCCGGGGGGCCGAGCAGCCCGGCTCACCCGTTCAAGATGCACCTGCATGATCGACGCCGGGTGACCAGCTCCAACGGCCATGCCGAATGGCGCTATGTGATCCGCACGCGCCTCGAGCTAGGCACGCTGAGCTTCAACACCGAGCTGACCCTGGCCGACCGCAGCAACCTGCGCCACCCGATGCTGCTCGGCCGGCGCGCCATGCGCCGCTTGCTGATTGCGCCCGGCGAGACCTTCCTGCACGGGGAGCCCTGA
- a CDS encoding gamma-glutamylcyclotransferase yields MAYYFAYGSNMNPARVEARIGSTRRALPGTLADHALRFDKASRIPGIAHANVASQPGARVEGALFELMSPQQIELMDPFEGVPHDYQRQCREIVTHQGVVEAWVYIAVPERVRAALKPAREYLAHLLAGEAFLSADYHARLREVEAVEGLDAATLAVLGLHASTQG; encoded by the coding sequence ATGGCCTACTACTTTGCCTACGGTAGCAACATGAACCCGGCACGGGTCGAAGCGCGCATCGGCAGCACCCGGCGGGCGCTGCCGGGCACTCTGGCGGATCACGCGCTGCGCTTTGACAAGGCCTCGCGGATTCCGGGCATTGCCCATGCCAATGTCGCCAGCCAGCCCGGCGCGCGGGTCGAGGGCGCGCTGTTCGAGCTCATGTCGCCACAGCAGATCGAGCTGATGGACCCCTTCGAGGGCGTACCCCACGACTACCAGCGCCAGTGCCGCGAGATCGTCACCCACCAGGGCGTGGTCGAGGCCTGGGTGTATATCGCCGTGCCCGAGCGGGTCCGCGCTGCGCTCAAGCCGGCTCGCGAGTACCTGGCTCACCTGCTCGCCGGAGAGGCCTTCCTGAGCGCCGACTACCACGCCCGCCTGCGCGAGGTGGAGGCGGTGGAGGGGCTGGATGCCGCGACCCTGGCGGTGCTGGGGCTGCACGCCTCGACCCAGGGCTGA
- a CDS encoding sodium/proline symporter — translation MVQNNITIGLTFGVYLLVMLGIGIVAYRRTTNLSDYILGGRSLGPWTSAISAGASDMSGWLLLGLPGAAYVSGISASWIAIGLLIGTWLNWLIVARRLRIYSFRASDSLTLPDFFANRFNDNTQLLRVISAIFILAFFLFYTSSGLVAGGRLFETVFGFDYTIAVTVGTLAIIFYTFFGGFLAVSWTDLIQGLMMAAALAIVPIIAFTDLGGASGAGAALAAESEHMLSWFRDASTGEALTAMGIISSLAWGLGYFGQPHILARFAAIRSEDDIPAARRIAVSWSALCLVAAVAVGLLGVGFVSRELGDGETVFMVMVNLIFHPVIAGILLAAILAAVMSTADSQLLVSSSALTDDFYKALFRKDASQSELVWVGRFAVIGIAVIAYLLALNPDATVLDLVSYAWAGFGAAFGPALIMSLFWRRMNQWGALAGIVVGGVTVVVWAELSGGLFDLYEIVPGVLFAYLAIVAVSLATDEPAASVTAEFDALERG, via the coding sequence GTGGTACAAAACAACATCACCATCGGTCTGACGTTTGGCGTCTATCTGCTGGTCATGCTCGGCATCGGTATCGTCGCCTACCGGCGCACCACCAACCTCTCCGACTATATTCTCGGCGGGCGCTCACTGGGTCCCTGGACCTCGGCGATCTCCGCCGGCGCCTCGGACATGTCCGGCTGGTTGCTGCTGGGCCTGCCCGGCGCGGCCTATGTGAGCGGCATCTCGGCCAGCTGGATCGCCATCGGCCTGCTGATCGGTACCTGGCTCAACTGGCTGATCGTCGCGCGTCGCCTGCGCATCTATAGCTTCCGCGCCAGCGACTCGCTGACGCTGCCGGACTTCTTCGCCAACCGCTTCAACGACAATACCCAGCTACTGCGGGTGATCTCGGCGATCTTCATTCTGGCGTTCTTCCTGTTCTACACCAGCTCCGGGCTGGTCGCCGGCGGCCGCCTGTTCGAGACGGTATTCGGCTTCGACTACACCATCGCGGTGACGGTGGGCACCCTGGCGATCATCTTCTACACCTTCTTCGGCGGCTTCCTGGCGGTGTCGTGGACCGACCTGATTCAGGGTCTGATGATGGCGGCGGCCCTGGCCATCGTGCCGATCATCGCCTTCACCGACCTCGGCGGCGCCAGCGGCGCCGGCGCGGCTCTGGCCGCCGAGAGCGAGCACATGCTGTCCTGGTTCCGCGACGCCTCCACCGGCGAGGCGCTGACCGCCATGGGCATCATCAGCTCGCTGGCCTGGGGCCTGGGCTACTTCGGCCAGCCGCACATCCTGGCGCGCTTCGCGGCGATTCGTAGCGAAGACGACATCCCCGCCGCACGCCGCATCGCCGTCAGCTGGTCGGCGCTGTGCCTGGTGGCCGCGGTGGCCGTGGGGCTGCTCGGGGTGGGTTTCGTCTCCCGCGAGCTCGGCGACGGCGAGACAGTGTTCATGGTCATGGTCAACCTGATCTTCCATCCGGTGATCGCCGGCATCCTGCTCGCCGCCATCCTGGCCGCGGTAATGTCCACCGCCGACTCCCAGCTGCTGGTCTCTTCCTCGGCGCTCACCGACGACTTCTACAAGGCGCTGTTCCGCAAGGATGCCTCGCAGTCGGAGCTGGTATGGGTCGGGCGCTTCGCGGTGATCGGCATCGCGGTGATCGCCTACCTGCTGGCCCTCAACCCCGATGCCACCGTGCTCGACCTGGTCTCCTACGCCTGGGCCGGCTTCGGTGCCGCTTTCGGCCCGGCGCTGATCATGTCGCTGTTCTGGCGGCGCATGAACCAGTGGGGCGCGCTGGCCGGGATCGTCGTCGGCGGCGTCACCGTAGTGGTCTGGGCCGAGCTCTCCGGCGGCCTGTTCGACCTCTACGAAATCGTGCCCGGGGTGTTGTTCGCCTATCTCGCCATCGTCGCCGTCAGCCTGGCGACCGATGAACCGGCAGCCAGCGTGACCGCCGAGTTCGACGCCCTCGAGCGCGGCTAA